The Micromonospora sp. M71_S20 genome window below encodes:
- a CDS encoding phage capsid protein — translation MPIPTDGAWPPPAYQPAYDAYRDWDAWYAGDPDRLRKVYAGRTTSATILRPGQTAGGLLGMVSRWLWGAPAPVGQRDGRLHVPLPADLAATSANLLFSEPPKLDHEDAGVMERLEQLVEDGFATMLLHAAEADSALGDVYLRPVIDTDVLPDRAFLTAVHADGALPLIRWGRLVEVTFWSELLVDGDTHIRLLEHHDVVNGAGRIVYALHEGTKDRLGRAVPLTDHASAAYLAELVDEDGAQATGLNRLDVVRVPNAGPQRLWRASPGLKYFGRSDFDGNEQWFDALDDTWTSWLRDVRLARTRILAPEYMLESLGAGNGAVFDADREVFTALRMAPNKQGPDQGITLNQFLIRHEQHKATADAIVETALRHAGLSSQTLGEEGDVAVTATEVQARERQSFTTRGNRIQTWRPALADAIELLLELEYAKRQQLGGSRPEPVKVNVEFGDSVSESPETMARTLQLLHAAEAVSIETRVRWVHPDWDDIQVREEVARIKGDAPPTVEVGGALGALAGNSPPPTDDAGQDAEEPPAEE, via the coding sequence GTGCCGATCCCGACCGATGGCGCCTGGCCGCCGCCCGCTTATCAGCCCGCCTACGACGCCTACCGCGACTGGGACGCCTGGTACGCCGGCGATCCGGACCGCCTCCGCAAGGTCTACGCCGGCCGGACCACCTCCGCCACGATCCTCCGGCCCGGGCAAACCGCCGGCGGCCTGCTCGGCATGGTGTCCCGCTGGCTGTGGGGCGCACCCGCCCCGGTCGGCCAGCGCGACGGCCGCCTCCACGTTCCCCTCCCTGCCGACCTCGCCGCGACCTCCGCCAACCTGCTCTTCTCCGAGCCGCCGAAGCTGGACCACGAGGACGCCGGGGTCATGGAGCGCCTGGAGCAGCTCGTCGAGGACGGCTTCGCCACCATGCTGCTGCACGCCGCCGAAGCGGACTCGGCGCTCGGCGACGTCTACCTCCGCCCGGTCATCGACACCGACGTGCTCCCCGACCGGGCCTTCCTGACCGCCGTGCACGCCGACGGGGCACTGCCCCTGATCCGCTGGGGCCGGCTCGTCGAGGTCACCTTCTGGTCCGAGCTGCTCGTCGACGGCGACACCCACATCCGGCTCCTGGAGCACCACGACGTCGTCAACGGGGCAGGCCGGATCGTGTACGCCCTCCACGAGGGCACGAAGGACCGGCTCGGCCGGGCGGTGCCGCTCACCGATCACGCCTCCGCCGCGTACCTCGCCGAGCTGGTCGACGAGGACGGCGCCCAGGCGACCGGCCTCAACCGGCTCGACGTGGTTCGGGTGCCGAACGCCGGCCCGCAGCGGCTCTGGCGCGCGTCGCCCGGCCTGAAGTACTTCGGCCGCTCCGACTTCGACGGCAACGAGCAGTGGTTCGACGCCCTCGACGACACGTGGACGTCCTGGCTGCGGGACGTGCGGCTCGCCCGGACCCGGATCCTGGCCCCGGAGTACATGCTGGAGTCCCTCGGCGCCGGCAACGGGGCGGTGTTCGACGCCGACCGCGAGGTGTTCACTGCCCTCCGCATGGCACCCAACAAGCAGGGCCCTGACCAGGGCATCACCCTCAACCAGTTCCTGATCCGTCACGAGCAGCACAAGGCGACCGCCGATGCGATCGTGGAGACTGCGTTGCGGCACGCTGGCCTGTCCTCGCAGACCCTTGGCGAGGAGGGCGACGTGGCGGTCACCGCCACTGAGGTCCAGGCGCGGGAGCGGCAGTCCTTCACGACCCGGGGTAACCGGATCCAGACGTGGCGGCCGGCCCTCGCCGACGCGATCGAGCTGCTCTTGGAGCTGGAGTACGCCAAGCGGCAGCAGCTCGGCGGTAGTCGCCCGGAGCCGGTGAAGGTCAACGTCGAGTTCGGCGACTCGGTGTCGGAGAGCCCGGAGACGATGGCCCGGACCCTCCAGCTCCTGCACGCCGCCGAAGCCGTCAGCATCGAGACCCGGGTCCGCTGGGTGCACCCCGACTGGGACGACATCCAGGTCCGCGAGGAGGTGGCCCGGATCAAGGGCGACGCCCCGCCGACGGTAGAGGTGGGCGGGGCCCTAGGCGCCCTCGCCGGGAACAGCCCGCCGCCCACCGACGACGCCGGCCAGGACGCCGAGGAACCGCCGGCCGAGGAGTAG